One region of Quercus lobata isolate SW786 chromosome 2, ValleyOak3.0 Primary Assembly, whole genome shotgun sequence genomic DNA includes:
- the LOC115958959 gene encoding uncharacterized protein LOC115958959 — protein MGLKEFEHSGVHDLFKAMSKFIAASRQATELDKTRVLLETRIQQVNAECKKWAGVAEKAKDEVKERNKLIEELRTDAVEKDTRIDHLQKMNDELNARLSKAKEDAVAEFKSSKEYTDTLDRNYAAGFEDFRMDAIENFPEVDFNAIKLNLAAATSSLLQTGSDDVNVEDDASTQPQDAPVVNAPPS, from the exons ATGGGTTTAAAGGAATTTGAACATTCAGGCGTCCATGACCTCTTCAAG GCCATGTCCAAGTTTATAGCAGCGTCTAGACAGGCAACAGAGCTGGACAAGACGAGAGTCTTGTTGGAGACGAGGATTCAGCAGGTGAATGCTGAGTGTAAAAAATGGGCTGGGGTTGCTGAAAAAGCTAAGGACGAGGTCAAGGAACGTAACAAGCTGATTGAGGAGCTAAGGACGGATGCAGTGGAGAAGGATACGCGCATTGATCATTTGCAGAAGATGAATGATGAATTGAATGCTCGTCTCTCCAAGGCAAAAGAGGACGCTGTGGCTGAGTTCAAGTCGTCCAAAGAATATACAGACACTTTGGATCGCAATTATGCAGCTGGTTTTGAAGATTTCAGAATGGACGCTATTGAGAACTTCCCTGAAGttgattttaatgcaatcaAGCTTAACCTTGCTGCTGCCACAAGCTCTCTTCTCCAGACTGGCTCTGATGACGTCAACGTGGAAGACGATGCTAGTACCCAGCCTCAGGACGCACCAGTTGTGAATGCTCCCCCTTCTTAG
- the LOC115958968 gene encoding uncharacterized protein LOC115958968: MSAASSSTDSLNKAIDEYCEDTSERSNSSSASDESGGSTDENYSSGAPGLPIEVVQEQLRRASGSQAGSPSNPTDEVETVFSCAVGVHSKTDEQRLNSLKSWYQIPDEFNPRLPVRGEWCCEPRFGIGVYESYFLGGLRFPLNAFDRELLVKLGLGVCQFNPNAWRLIISMQILWREVFGGDRPLTVDEFLYCYKPSAISQSEGFYQFTARGNDCRLIKSLASSDRKWKTEFIFVSGFWAGNPVDVGRDPFPPYTGELGNLRPEAAKRPSLSKFHRDRVHRARLHTDRSFRSLVTLRRLAKWGLGPEPSDEAIAHEVTVRKRMSTMKENRGKEIAGEGKRPEGQAQDRPEGQTRPTVGDKRKFLPKNIDLEGLPSRRDKRVKSGSSKVVKSKPPQSQPAVQIVDVDSSTPVESTPSKTPPRTPLAKSTTPGSSQWLSRTKI, encoded by the exons ATGTCCGCTGCCTCCTCGTCTACTGATAGCCTTAATAAGGCCATAGACGAGTACTGTGAGGATACTAGTGAGAGGTCTAACTCTAGCAGTGCTAGTGATGAGAGTGGAGGAAGCACGGACGAGAACTACTCTTCTGGGGCCCCTGGGCTCCCTATTGAGGTCGTCCAAGAACAGCTTAGGAGAGCTTCTGGCTCTCAAGCTGGTTCTCCGTCCAATCCTACGGACGAGGTAGAAACCGTCTTCAGCTGCGCTGTAGGCGTCCATTCTAAGACGGACGAACAGAGGTTAAATAGCCTTAAATCCTGGTATCAAATCCCAGACGAGTTTAACCCTAGGCTGCCCGTCCGTGGAGAGTGGTGTTGTGAGCCCCGTTTTGGTATAGGCGTCTATGAATCTTACTTTTTaggtggccttaggtttcctttaaatgcCTTCGATAGAGAGTTATTAGTTAAGTTAGGTTTAGGtgtttgtcaattcaatcctaacgCATGGAGACTAATTatctccatgcaaattttgtggagggaagtttttggtggggaccgtcctcttacagtggacgagttcctttattgttataaaccttCTGCCATAAGTCAATCTGAAGGTTTTTATCAGTTTACTGCTAGAGGGAATGATTGTAGGTTGATCAAGTCCCTAGCTTCGTCTGATAGGAAATGGAAGACGGAGTTCATTTTCGTTTCAGGCTTCTGGGCAGGGAACCCTGTGGACGTTGGCAGGGATCCCTTTCCCCCTTACACTGGGGAACTAGGGAACCTTCGTCCAGAAG CTGCCAAACGTCCGTCCCTGAGTAAATTCCATCGTGACCGCGTCCATAGAGCTCGTCTACATACAGACAGGAGCTTTCGTTCTCTTGTCACGCTAAGACGCTTAGCCAAGTGGGGTTTAGGTCCTGAGCCTTCAGACGAAGCTATCGCCCACGAAGTTACTGTGCGAAAAA gaatgtcaacaatgaaagagaaTAGAGGGAAGGAGATTGCAGGAGAGGGGAAACGTCCTGAGGGTCAAGCCCAAGATCGTCCTGAGGGTCAGACTCGTCCAACGGTTGGGGACAAAAGGAAGTTCTTGCCAAAAAATATTGACTTGGAAGGGCTCCCCAGTCGTAGGGACAAAAGGGTCAAGTCAGGCTCGTCCAAGGTGGTCAAGTCCAAACCTCCCCAGTCCCAGCCTGCCGTCCAGATAGTTGATGTGGACTCGTCCACTCCAGTGGAGTCCACGCCGTCCAAGACTCCACCCAGAACTCCTTTGGCCAAGTCTACCACGCCTGGCTCGTCCCA ATGGCTGTCAAGGACGAAGATATAA
- the LOC115958943 gene encoding uncharacterized protein LOC115958943 — protein MAPLLSPSVEGEELYLYLAVTPHAVSSALIREEDKVQRPVYYTSKALKGAEGRYPQMEKLAFALITASRKLRHYFQAHVINVMTDHPLKKAMNRPEAAGRLIQWAVELSEFDIRYLPRHAIKAQALADFIAEFTPSHNETEDSKRWIVHVDGSSTRHAGGIGVVLQSPEGDKLKHKVRLQYQATNNEVEYEALLKGLELAKSVEAKSICVMGDSQLIMGQVNGMYEAKEERMKKYLGRVMRLVKRFEKADFVQIPREENVEADTIAKEASADESLEKSDEVQYVPSIDAQEVQQVDNKENWMTPIISYLKDGQLPEEKDEARKVRVRSARYVLMNGVLYKRGFSQPYLRCLAPDEANYVLREVHEGACVPAIQQRPQATIGIPHPNGGTVALRTMGTGHFGSLPFGSKADEVSSGGHRLLHQMGGGRTVGKYHATECEKLRVEEHRMQIWSAEGIGV, from the exons ATGGCACCGCTGCTGAGTCCATCAGTGGAAGGAGAGGAACTATATTTGTACCTAGCAGTAACCCCGCACGCCGTGAGCTCGGCATTGATAAGAGAGGAGGATAAAGTGCAAAGACCTGTGTACTATACAAGCAAGGCATTGAAAGGAGCGGAAGGACGGTATCCGCAAATGGAGAAGTTGGCCTTCGCACTAATCACAGCATCACGGAAGCTgaggcattatttccaagcacatgtcATTAATGTTATGACAGATCATCCTCTTAAAAAGGCAATGAATAGGCCGGAAGCTGCAGGACGATTAATCCAGTGGGCTGTGGAGCTAAGTGAGTTCGATATCAGGTATCTACCAAGGCATGCCATTAAagctcaagccctagcagattttATTGCGGAGTTTACCCCAAGTCATAACGAAACAGAGGACAGTAAGAGATGGATCGTTCATGTGGATGGTTCGTCCACACGGCATGCAGGAGGAATTGGTGTGGTCCTGCAGTCCCCAGAGGGAGATAAACTGAAACATAAAGTCCGTCTACAGTACCAAGCGACAAACAATGAAGTCGAATATGAAGCCCTCctcaaagggctagaattggcAAAGTCCGTGGAAGCAAAGTCCATATGTGTCATGGGGGATTCCCAACTGATCATGGGGCAAGTGAATGGGATGTATGAGGCGAAGGAAGAACGAATGAAGAAGTATCTTGGTAGGGTGATGCGCCTTGTGAAAAGGTTTGAAAAAGCTGacttcgttcaaatcccaagggaggagaacgtGGAAGCTGATACTATAGCTAAGGAGGCCTCAGCAGACGAATCATTAGAGAAGTCAGACGAAGTTCAATATGTGCCAAGTATAGATGCCCAGGAAGTACAGCAGGTTGATAAcaaagaaaattggatgactccCATTATATCCTATTTGAAAGACGGACAACTACCAGAAGAAAAGGACGAGGCCAGAAAGGTGAGGGTGAGGTCAGCTAGATACGTCCTTATGAATGGAGTtctatacaagagaggtttctctcAACCTTACCTTAGATGTTTAGCTCCGGACGAAGCAAACTACGTGCtgagagaagttcatgaaggggcATGTG TGCCAGCGATTCAGCAACGTCCCCAGGCAACCATCGGAATACCTCACCCCAATGGTGGCACCGTGGcccttcgcacaatggggactggacattTTGGGTCCCTTCCCTTTGGGAGTAAGGCAGATGAAGTTTCTAGTGGTGGGcatcgattacttcaccaaatgggtggaggcagaACCGTTGGCAAATATCACGCAACAGAATGTGAAAAActtcgtgtggaagaacatcGTATGCAGATTTGGAGTGCCGAAGGTATTGGTGTCTGA